The nucleotide sequence CCAGCAGCGAGCAGCCAGATCAGAGCGAGGCCGCGTCACTGAACGAGTACATGTACGCCGTAGCCTCGGACccggcgctggcggtcgGCCAGCCTCCCCTCACGTACGTGCGCATTCTTCGCCGAGCGACGTTTgtcgccatcatcgccgtcgcggctgctCGGATTGGACAGACCCTCGTGAacgtgctgcggcgacagcggcgttAGCCTTCTTCGAGTGTAGGAGGATAGACGGAAACAgtgccgcgcggcgccgaccccccccccccgataGGCGAAAGTGCACACGTGAGTGGTGTGTCTCCGAATGCTGCGTGGCGAACATTTATGTTGGATCAAAAAAACAATCGACGCTGgtgctgtttttttttttggtgcgATAGCGTCgcttgcagctgccacgtTAAGTGCCATCGCGCTTCTCTTGTTCGCCGTCCTCTTCTCATCTCTGTGTGGATTATTAGACGCGTGGCCTTGCTTGAATGCGATGACGCACAAATTCTCTAAGAGGACAGCGCAGTACTTCTCTCGCCCCGCTTTGGCCCCCTATAGCCTGCGCACGCGGATCAGCAGGTTGGtagcggcggaggaggggggggtgctgGATAGCCCTTGAGAGGCGTTGACGATAGGCGCAGACTTGAATTGGGGTCGTCTCTGACGCCTCTTCAATCTTTGCTGGAAGCTGTGGTGTCTCTGCTGCGCGCTTCTTCCGACGTGGCACGCCTCTTCTCATTTTCTGTTCATCTCCTCTCTCTATGCCCCATCTGCTGCGCTCACGGGTGTACACCAGAATCACACGCACCCACTCACATTTCTGCACCCCGTATAGTGAGCAACCAACAGCCAGGCACTTCCGTTGACAGCCTCTCCCAGCATCTCCCCATCTCTCTGCCCAGCGTCATATTCCCCCTACTGCTCGAGTGCTACGCCGTCActtgcacacgcacgctttTCCACGCACGCGAGCGGTACAACTTGCGTGTTCGCAATCACACGCACCCATCCACCCATCATCGACCACTGCTGAGCGGCTGCACCAGCAAGCAGTAGGCATGCCCGCGCCTATCCGAGCCACCTTTGCCGCCGGCTGCTACTGGGGAACTGAGCACTTCTTCGTGCGGAATTTCAAGGATAGCATTGTGTCGCACCAGGTCGGCTTCATGGGCGGCGTGGAGGGGAAGGCAGTAACCTACTCTGAAGTCACGAAGGGCACCACGGGCCACGCAGAGGTCTTGGACTTAATGTACGACCCCGAGAAGGTGTCGTACAAGGATCtgctctccttcttcttccGCATGCACAATTCCACGACGCTGAACCGGCAGGCGGGCGACATCGGTACCAACTACCGCAGTGCCATCTTCTACCACAACGAAGAGCaaaagaaggaggcggaggcctATATCGCCAAGCTGAACGGTGCCGACGAGAAGCTTCACTCCTCCTTTAGCAAAGCCTTTGGCGGAGCCCCCTGCATCACCAGCCTGGAGAAGGCTGGTACGTTTTACCCAGCGCATGAGGGACACCAGAACTACCTCGAGAAGCACCCGAATGGCTACTGCTCGCACCGCTTGTACTTTTAGGCTCCCTCGGTTGTCtgcacatgcgcatgtgtgtgttgcAAGCGGACCGCTGCAGTCACCTCCCTGTTCTCCGCAgagggcagcggctgagCACCGTCTGTCTAGTAACGGAGCGTGCCGCGGATACGGGAGACGCTTGTGCAGCATACTCCTATTACGACTCCTATTGCTCAT is from Leishmania donovani BPK282A1 complete genome, chromosome 7 and encodes:
- a CDS encoding peptide methionine sulfoxide reductase-like, coding for MPAPIRATFAAGCYWGTEHFFVRNFKDSIVSHQVGFMGGVEGKAVTYSEVTKGTTGHAEVLDLMYDPEKVSYKDLLSFFFRMHNSTTLNRQAGDIGTNYRSAIFYHNEEQKKEAEAYIAKLNGADEKLHSSFSKAFGGAPCITSLEKAGTFYPAHEGHQNYLEKHPNGYCSHRLYF